In a genomic window of Urocitellus parryii isolate mUroPar1 chromosome 2, mUroPar1.hap1, whole genome shotgun sequence:
- the Hyal3 gene encoding hyaluronidase-3 codes for MGPYTLPPLHLRYKGWVSSRPPVSSGFHLCVTTMQLSPVLMMGVALCLGYGQPLPQVPDHPFYVIWNVPSARCKAHFGVHLPLKALGIIANHGQLFHGQNISIFYKNQLGLYPYFGPRGTTHNGGIPQAVSLGRHLAQAAHQIRHSLGPSFAGLAVLDWEEWYPLWSGNWGRRHTYQAASQAWAQQVFPDLHPQEQLHKARVGFEQAARALMENTLQLGQTLRPHGLWGFYRYPACGNSWHGTASNYTGHCHAATLARNTQLHWLWAASSALFPSIYLPPRLPPAHHQAFVRHRLEEAFRVARAGHTHPLPVLAYARLTLQKSGRFLSQNDLVQTIGVSAALGAAGVVLWGDLSFSSSKEMCWSLHDYLVSTLGPYVINVTRAATACSLQQCHGHGRCAWQNPGKMEAFLHLQPDGSLGAWESFSCRCYWGWTGPTCQEPRPGP; via the exons GTTTCCATCTCTGTGTTACGACCATGCAGCTAAGCCCAGTCCTGATGATGGGGGTGGCCCTGTGCCTGGGGTATGGCCAGCCCTTGCCACAGGTTCCTGATCACCCCTTCTATGTGATATGGAACGTACCCTCAGCACGCTGTAAGGCCCACTTTGGTGTGCACTTACCACTGAAAGCCTTGGGCATCATAGCCAACCATGGACAGCTTTTCCATGGCCAGAACATCTCCATCTTCTACAAGAACCAGCTTGGCCTCTATCCCTACTTTGGGCCCAGAGGCACAACTCACAATGGGGGTATCCCCCAGGCTGTGTCCCTAGGCCGCCACCTGGCACAGGCTGCACACCAAATCCGTCATAGTCTAGGACCCAGCTTTGCTGGCCTAGCAGTGCTGGACTGGGAGGAGTGGTATCCTCTCTGGTCTGGGAACTGGGGCCGCCGCCACACCTACCAGGCAGCCTCCCAGGCTTGGGCACAGCAGGTATTCCCTGACTTGCACCCTCAAGAGCAGCTCCACAAAGCCCGTGTTGGCTTTGAACAGGCAGCCCGCGCACTGATGGAGAACACACTGCAGCTGGGCCAGACACTGCGACCTCATGGACTCTGGGGCTTCTATCGTTACCCAGCCTGTGGCAATAGCTGGCATGGTACAGCTTCCAACTACACAGGCCACTGCCATGCAGCCACCCTTGCCCGCAACACCCAATTGCATTGGCTCTGGGCTGCCTCCAGTGCTCTCTTCCCCAGCATCTATCTCCCACCCAGGCTACCGCCTGCTCACCACCAGGCCTTTGTTCGACACCGCCTGGAGGAGGCCTTTCGTGTGGCCCGTGCTGGGCACACACATCCTCTGCCCGTCCTGGCATATGCCCGCCTCACACTCCAGAAGTCTGGGAGGTTCCTGTCCCAG AATGACCTGGTTCAGACCATTGGTGTGAGCGCAGCACTGGGGGCAGCCGGCGTGGTGCTCTGGGGGGACCTGAGCTTCTCCAGTTCTAAG GAGATGTGCTGGAGTCTCCATGACTACCTGGTGAGCACCCTAGGCCCCTATGTGATCAATGTGACCAGAGCAGCCACAGCCTGCAGTCTCCAGCAGTGCCATGGCCATGGGCGCTGTGCCTGGCAAAACCCAGGAAAAATGGAAGCCTTTCTGCACCTGCAGCCAGATGGCAGCCTTGGAGCTTGGGAGTCTTTCAGCTGTCGCTGTTACTGGGGCTGGACTGGCCCTACCTGCCAGGAGCCGAGGCCTGGGCCTTAG